The following DNA comes from Arcobacter cloacae.
AGAATCTTCATCAAATGAAGCAGAACTCATAACAGCTCCACCTAAACCATCACGTCCTGTTTTACTTCCAACATACATTACAGGATTTCCTATACCTTCTGCTCTTCCATAAAAAATCTCATCAGTTTTAGCTAAACCTAAAGTAAATGCATTTACAAGATTATTTCCTGCGTAACACTCTTCAAATGTAGTTTCTCCACCAATTGTTGGAACACCCATACAATTACCATATCCACCAATACCAGCAACAACACCTCTTAATAAATATCTATGTTTTTGCGCAGTTTCACTGTTTCCTTCAATTGAAGCAAATCTAATAGAGTTCATATTTGCAATAGGACGTGCTCCCATTGTAAATACATCCCTTAAAATTCCTCCAACTCCAGTTGCAGCACCTTGATAAGGCTCTATAAATGATGGATGATTGTGTGATTCCATTTTAAATACAGCAGCATAACCATCACCAATATCAATAACACCAGCATTTTCACCTGGACCTTGAATAACCCAAGGAGCTTTTGTTGGAAAACCACTTAAATATTTTTTACTTGATTTATATGAGCAATGCTCAGACCACATAGCAGAGAAGATACCAATTTCTACATAGTTTGGTTCTCTTCCTAAAATTTCTTTGATATTTTCAAATTCTTCAAGTGTTAAAGAGTGAGCAAGTGCTATCTCTTGAAGGTTCATCTCTTGTTTTTGCATCTTTCGCCTTAAAATATGGTTGTTAATTGTGGCGATTATACCTAAAAAGAGTTAAATTTTATTTTAATCTTCAGTTAGAATTTGTACTTGATTATTTATTATTTCTAAAAACAACTCTTTTTTTCCATAAAACTTAACTGTTGGACTTAAATACTCTTCATCCATTAATATTTTAAACATTCTCTTATTTAAAGAGTTAGGATATGGTGCAATATCAATATTCCAAAGATTTATAGTTTTAGTTTCATTTTTTGCAAAAATTCTTGTTTTTTGTTCTTTAAACAAATTAAAATCAGATCTATCTGCTCTTTTGAAATCTTTTGAATAAAAAGAGAGATATTCATTTATATCTGAATATTTCCAAGCATCTTTCCATTTATAAATAAAAGATAAAATTAAAGCAATTTCATCCTTTGTAGCTTTTTTAAACTCATCTTGACTTGTTAGTAATATTGTTTTAGTATAATCAATACTATTTTCTAAATTAACTAATTCATTGTTATCTAAAGCTATGCAACCTCTTGTAAATTTTTCTCTATCTCCATTAAAAGGCATTCCATGAATCCAAATTCCTGAACCATTTTTATTTAAACTTTTATCAAAAGTATTTGGATAATTTGTAACTAAAGCTAAGGGACCATAAAATTGATCTAATTGAAGTTTTTTTTCTATCAATTCATAAGCACCTTCTGGAGTTTTTTTATCTCCTTCAAGAATCTTATCTCCAGAGGCTTCTCCAACAATGATATTATTTCTTAAAATTAACTTATAATCATCTTCAACTTTTTCATATAACGAGATTTCTAATTGTTCTTTTTGTGTCAATAAAACATACTTTTTTGTTTCATAATAACCTAAGTCAACATTTTTATTTTCTAAGTAACTTTTCCAATAATTTATGTCTTTTAAACTTTTTTCCAACTCTTTTTCAACACCACTAATACCCTGTTGTCTATATATATTTACTAAATCAACTGCGAACAAATTGATAGCGATTATTAATAGGCTTATAATTTTAAACAATACTTTCTCCATGTTATCTTTAAGTTGCGCTATTGTACAATGCACATCCTAATTATTTAATAAAAAAAGTGACAAAACTATGAAAAAAATTATTTTATCCATTATTATTTTTATAAATTTTTTATATTCTGCACAAGTTGAAGAACTTCTTTGGCCAAGAGGTGAGAGTTTTTTAACATTTTTAGATAAACACAAAATACCACAAAAATTATATTTTGATTTAGAAAAAGAGGATAAAGAGCTTTGTTCTGAAATTACAGCGGACAAAAGGTTTTATCTTTACACAGAGGATGATGGTAGTTTAAATCAAGTTTTGATTCCAGTATCTGATGATATTCAATTACATGTTTATAAAGATAGTAATAATGAATATAAATTTCAAACTCTTCCTATTAACTACACAGAAAAAACAGAGTTAATAGCTATTCAAATTACAGAATCTGTATCACATGATATTTTAAAGGCAACAGGTGATGTAACATTAGCAGCTATTTTAAAATCACTTTTTCAAGACAATAGTGTAAACTTTAGAAAAATGCAAAAAGGTGATTTTATAGCTTTAGAATATACGCAAAAATCATATCTTGGAAGACCTCATGGTCTTCCTGATTTAAAATCAGCTATGGTTCAAATTTCAGGAAAACCTTTTTATAGATTTAAAAATCAAAAAGATGATAAATATTATGATGAAAAAGGTATTGGCTTTACAAAGACTTACTTTTTTCAAATTCCCCTTTCATATACAAGAATTTCAAGCGTATTTACAAATAAAAGATGGCATCCTGTATTAAAAAGGTATAGAGCACATCTAGGAACAGATTTTGCAGCACCTACAGGAAGAAATATATACGCTGCAGGTGATGGGAGAATTGAATTTGTAGGAGACAAAGGTGGTTATGGTAAAACTATTATAATAAACCATCAAAATGGTTATAAAACTCTTTACGCACATCAAAATGCTTTTGCAAAAGGTATAAGACAAGGGAAAAATATAAAAAAAGGTGAACATATAGGATATGTTGGAAATACTGGTCTTAGTTCAGGTCCACACTTACATTTAGGACTTTATAGAAATGGTACTGCTATTGACCCTATGACTGTAATAAATAAACCAAAACTAGAAGGTTTAGATCCAAAAGACAAAAAAGCTTTTTTAGCAAATACTCAAAACATTATAAATAAATTTGAAAATGAAATAAAAAATGAAAATAGAACTCTTCCACTTAAATTTGATAGAACAGCTGATAGAAGTGAAATAAACATATTATAAAGGTTAGAAATGGCTTTACTTAACAATGATAAAGATGTACTTCCTCTTAGTAGTATTTCTGAACTTTTAAGTGCAAAAATTAGAACTTTAAAAATGTATGAAGAAAAAGGTTTATTACCTCAAAAAAATCATAAAATCAAAAAACTTTACTCTATAAATGATGTTAAAATAATTGCATTTGTACACTATCTTGCAAATATAAAAAAAATCAATGCTAATGGTATTAAATATATACTAGAAATCATAAATGAAAACATGGATGAACAAAACAGAAATGCTTTTTTAGAAATAATTGAAACAAAACTTGAAAATATTTCTGAAAATGAAATTCAAGATTTAGATACTTTTTAAACTGCAATCATCTTACTCTTTCTTATAAATTATAAAATTTAATAAAAACTCCCTTCTTATCACATCTATAGCTCTACTCTTATTAACTTTCTTAAACTTACTTTAAGCTTAATTTAATTTTTATATGTTATAAATTTACAACTTATTTGTAATATTAATACATTAAATATGTAATATTTTTACATAAAATAAGTAAAAAAGGAGCAAAATGAGTGAAATTTTATTTTCAAAACCATTAAAAAATAATGCTAAAGATATTTATAATTTAATAAAAAGAGGTGGAGTTTTAGATTTAAATTCTGAATATCTTTATTTATTACAATGTACACATTTTAGTGAAACTTGTAGTGTAGCAACTTTTAATGATGAAATAATAGGTTTTGTTTCAGGATATTTACTTCCAAATAAAAATGACACACTTTTTATATGGCAAGTAGCTGTTGATGAAAGATTTAGAGGTCAAAATATAGCTTTTAAAACTATTATGAATATATTTAATTCAAATGAAAATATTAAATATATTTTATCAACTGTCTCTCCTAGCAATAAATCATCTCAAAGAGTTTTTGAGAAATTAGCAAATCATTTTAATACAAAAATAGAAAATGAAACTACTTTTTCTTTAGAAGACTTTTTAAATTCCCACGAAATTGAAGTCCAATATTTAATTGGACCAATAAACAACAAATAAAAGGTAAAAAATGAGAATATTTGAAAATTTAGAATCCGAAGTAAGAGGATATATAAGAAGCTTTCCAACAATATTTAAAAAAGCGAAAGGTGCAATTTTAACAGATGAGCAAGGAGTTGAATATATCGACTTTTTTGCAGGAGCTGGAACTTTAAATTATGGACACAATAATGAACATATAAGTAAAGCCTTGATTGAATATCTACAAGAAGACGGAATAGTTCATGGTTTAGATATGGCAACATCTGCAAAAAAAGAGTTTTTACAAACTTTTGAAAGTTTAATTTTGAAACCAAGAAATCTTGAATATAAACTTCAATTTACAGGACCCACAGGAACAAATGCCGTTGAAACTGCCTTGAAATTAGCAAGACTTGTAAAAGGAAGAAGTAATGTTGTTGCTTTTACAAATGGTTATCACGGTCTTTCTCAAGGCTCACTAGCAGTTACAGGAAATAACGAATATAGAGATGAAAGTTATATAAGTAGAACAAATGCTACTTTTATGCCATTTGATGGCTATTTTGGAGATATGAATACTTTAACTTATTTTAGAAAGTTTTTGGAAGATGGAAGTAGTGGTGTTGATTTACCAGCTGCTGTTATACTTGAAACTATTCAAGGTGAAGGTGGAATAAATGTAGCTTCAAAAGAGTGGTTACAAGAACTTGAAGCCATTTGTAGAGAGTTTGATATTTTATTAATTATTGATGATATTCAAGTTGGAAATGGAAGAAGTGGAGAGTTTTTCTCTTTTGAATTTGCAGGGATAAATCCTGATATGGTAACCTTATCAAAATCAATAGGTGGTGGTTTACCAATGGCGTTATTATTATTCAAGCCACATTTAGACCAATGGAAACCAGGAGAACATACAGGAACTTTTAGAGGAAATAATCTGGCATTCGTTGCTTCAAAAGTTTCACTAGATCATTATTGGCAAAATGACAATATCTCAAAAGCTGTTTTTTATAAAGAAAAAATTTTAAGAGAAGCTTTAGAAAAAATTGCAACTAAATATAAAGATGATTATGAAATTGAAATAAGAGGAAGAGGATTAGCTTATGGTTTTGAAATAAAAAATGATAAATCAATGGCAAGTGATATTTCAGCTTATGCATTTCAAGAACAACTAATAATCGAAACTTGTGGTAGTGAAAGCCAAGTTGTAAAATTTTTACCTCCATTGTTAATAGATGAAGAGTTACTTATTGAAGGACTTAAAAGATTTGAAAATGCTGTTGATAGATTAATTATTGAAAGAAAGAATAACTTAAAAGGGGAGTTTTAATGATAGTTAGAGATATAAAAAAAGATGTAATTGGAACTTCAAAAGAGGTATTTGCAAAAGATAATCAATGGGTTAGTAGAAGAATGCTTTTAAAAGATGACGCAATGGGATTCTCTTTTCATGAAACAATCATAAAAGCCCACACAAAAACCCATATACACTATCAAAATCATCTTGAAGCTGTTTATTGTGTAGCAGGTGATGGAAAAATTGAAGATTTAAAAACAGGAAAAATTCACGATATTTATGATGGAGTTATGTATGCTTTAAATAATCATGATGAACACTATTTATATGGTGGAAATGTTGATATGAGATTGATTTGTGTTTTTAATCCACCAATTAAGGGAACTGAAAACCACGATGAAAATGGCGTTTATCCATTAGAAGATTAAGGAGCAAAAGTGAAAGATTTATACCCATCAAGAACAAAAGAAGAAAAAATAATAAAAAGAGCTGATAAAGTAGTTTACTCAAAAGAAAAAGTTGGTAATTATTCATTAAATGATAAAGAACTAGAATTATACGAAAAAGATGGATTTATCATAATTCCAAATGTTTTTTCACAAAAAGAGATAAAAAAATTTGCACAAGAATTAAAAATTTTAGAAGCAAATGAAAAACTAAGAAAAAATGAAGAGTTCATAAGTGAACCAAATAGCAATAAAATTAGAACCATATTTAATCAACATCTTTTTAGTGAAATTTATAAAAAATTATCAAAAGATTCTCGAATTTTAGATAAAGTAAAACAAATTTTAGGAAGTGATGTTTATATTCATCATGGAAGAATAAATGTAAAAAGAGCATATCAAGGAAAATCTTTTCCATGGCATAGTGACTTTGAAACATGGCATAGTGAAGATGGAATGCCAAACTGTAGATGTTTATCAGCTTGGTTGATGCTAAGTGATAATACAGAGTTTAATGGTCCTTTGTATCTAATCAAAGAGAGTCATAAAAAGTTTGTATCTTGCCAAGGTGTTACACCAAAAGATAACTATAAAAAATCATTAAAAAAACAAGAGTATGGCGTTCCAAGTATTAATGCTATAAAAGAGCTTTCAAAAGGTGATAAATTAGTTTCTGCTATTGGAAAAGCTGGAACTTTAGTATTACATGATGGAAATATTTTACATGGAAGTAGTGATAATATTTCTCCAAATGATAGAACAAATATCTTTTTTGTTTATAACAGTGTAAAAAATATACCTGTTAAACCTTTTGCTTCAAAGAAACCAAGAGCTGCTTTTTTATCTCTCAAAAACTTCAAACCAATAAAGGCAAGTAAGGAAATAGCTTGATAAAAGTATGTAAATTTGGAGGTAGTTCTGTAAAAAATGCTTCTCAAATTAAAAAGATAATAGAGATAATCAAAGAAGATAAAAAAAGAAAAGTAATTGTAGTTTCAGCCCCAGGTAGAGATGAAAAATATGATGAAAAAATTACAGACCATTTACTAAATATCGCCACAAATGGAAATCATTTTTTTGAACAAAAAATAGATATAAGTAAAGAAGAGTCTTTAAAAACTACTATTAATAAATATAAAACTTTATGCAAAGATTTAAATATTGATGAAAAATTTATTATTAATGATTTGAAAAAAGATTTAGAAAATAGTAGTTTAAAAGATGAAGAAAAAATAGCTTTTTTCCTCTCAAGGGGAGAACACTTTAACGCAAAATTAATTTGTCAATATATGAATAAAATGGGAATAAAAACAAAACTTATGCTTCCTGAAAAGTTTGAATTTTTACTTAGTGATAATTTTATTGATGGAAAAATTCTAATAGATTCCTATGAAAATATAAAAAATAGTTTTGATTTAAAAAGTGACACAAGATATTTAGTTCCAGGTTTTTATGGGATTAATAAAGATAAAAAAATAGTTGTTATGAGTAGAGGTGGAAGTGATTTAACAGGTGGAGAATTAGCTTATGCACTTGATGTTGATATTTATGAAAACTGGACAGATACAAATGGTGTTTATGAAGTGGATCCCCGAATTATAAATGATGCAAATGTTATTTCAAGACTCACTTTTAAAGAGCTTCGATTATTAAGTGCAAAAGGTTTTAATGTCTTTCATTTTAATGCTATGCTAAATTGCAAAAAAGGAAAAATTCCTATAAATATCAGAAATACAAATAATCCAAACCATCAAGGAACTATGATTTTAAGCGAAAGAGTTCCAATGGAAGATGTGGTAGGAATCGCAAAACTTGACAATATGGCATTAATTCACATTCAAAAAG
Coding sequences within:
- the ectB gene encoding diaminobutyrate--2-oxoglutarate transaminase encodes the protein MRIFENLESEVRGYIRSFPTIFKKAKGAILTDEQGVEYIDFFAGAGTLNYGHNNEHISKALIEYLQEDGIVHGLDMATSAKKEFLQTFESLILKPRNLEYKLQFTGPTGTNAVETALKLARLVKGRSNVVAFTNGYHGLSQGSLAVTGNNEYRDESYISRTNATFMPFDGYFGDMNTLTYFRKFLEDGSSGVDLPAAVILETIQGEGGINVASKEWLQELEAICREFDILLIIDDIQVGNGRSGEFFSFEFAGINPDMVTLSKSIGGGLPMALLLFKPHLDQWKPGEHTGTFRGNNLAFVASKVSLDHYWQNDNISKAVFYKEKILREALEKIATKYKDDYEIEIRGRGLAYGFEIKNDKSMASDISAYAFQEQLIIETCGSESQVVKFLPPLLIDEELLIEGLKRFENAVDRLIIERKNNLKGEF
- a CDS encoding phytanoyl-CoA dioxygenase family protein, which encodes MKDLYPSRTKEEKIIKRADKVVYSKEKVGNYSLNDKELELYEKDGFIIIPNVFSQKEIKKFAQELKILEANEKLRKNEEFISEPNSNKIRTIFNQHLFSEIYKKLSKDSRILDKVKQILGSDVYIHHGRINVKRAYQGKSFPWHSDFETWHSEDGMPNCRCLSAWLMLSDNTEFNGPLYLIKESHKKFVSCQGVTPKDNYKKSLKKQEYGVPSINAIKELSKGDKLVSAIGKAGTLVLHDGNILHGSSDNISPNDRTNIFFVYNSVKNIPVKPFASKKPRAAFLSLKNFKPIKASKEIA
- a CDS encoding L,D-transpeptidase family protein — its product is MFKIISLLIIAINLFAVDLVNIYRQQGISGVEKELEKSLKDINYWKSYLENKNVDLGYYETKKYVLLTQKEQLEISLYEKVEDDYKLILRNNIIVGEASGDKILEGDKKTPEGAYELIEKKLQLDQFYGPLALVTNYPNTFDKSLNKNGSGIWIHGMPFNGDREKFTRGCIALDNNELVNLENSIDYTKTILLTSQDEFKKATKDEIALILSFIYKWKDAWKYSDINEYLSFYSKDFKRADRSDFNLFKEQKTRIFAKNETKTINLWNIDIAPYPNSLNKRMFKILMDEEYLSPTVKFYGKKELFLEIINNQVQILTED
- a CDS encoding aspartate kinase; this translates as MIKVCKFGGSSVKNASQIKKIIEIIKEDKKRKVIVVSAPGRDEKYDEKITDHLLNIATNGNHFFEQKIDISKEESLKTTINKYKTLCKDLNIDEKFIINDLKKDLENSSLKDEEKIAFFLSRGEHFNAKLICQYMNKMGIKTKLMLPEKFEFLLSDNFIDGKILIDSYENIKNSFDLKSDTRYLVPGFYGINKDKKIVVMSRGGSDLTGGELAYALDVDIYENWTDTNGVYEVDPRIINDANVISRLTFKELRLLSAKGFNVFHFNAMLNCKKGKIPINIRNTNNPNHQGTMILSERVPMEDVVGIAKLDNMALIHIQKDMLGEEIGFSAKLLKIFSEFKINTYHYPTDKDDIAILVEQEDLKGKINNLRRQIEKELNTDHLHVTYNLSILTLVGIGLKENSFIIVDAITALKENNIPFEMFDMSPSKISFHIGISQNVSDVALKTLQKKLLNK
- a CDS encoding peptidoglycan DD-metalloendopeptidase family protein, whose protein sequence is MKKIILSIIIFINFLYSAQVEELLWPRGESFLTFLDKHKIPQKLYFDLEKEDKELCSEITADKRFYLYTEDDGSLNQVLIPVSDDIQLHVYKDSNNEYKFQTLPINYTEKTELIAIQITESVSHDILKATGDVTLAAILKSLFQDNSVNFRKMQKGDFIALEYTQKSYLGRPHGLPDLKSAMVQISGKPFYRFKNQKDDKYYDEKGIGFTKTYFFQIPLSYTRISSVFTNKRWHPVLKRYRAHLGTDFAAPTGRNIYAAGDGRIEFVGDKGGYGKTIIINHQNGYKTLYAHQNAFAKGIRQGKNIKKGEHIGYVGNTGLSSGPHLHLGLYRNGTAIDPMTVINKPKLEGLDPKDKKAFLANTQNIINKFENEIKNENRTLPLKFDRTADRSEINIL
- a CDS encoding ectoine synthase, with amino-acid sequence MIVRDIKKDVIGTSKEVFAKDNQWVSRRMLLKDDAMGFSFHETIIKAHTKTHIHYQNHLEAVYCVAGDGKIEDLKTGKIHDIYDGVMYALNNHDEHYLYGGNVDMRLICVFNPPIKGTENHDENGVYPLED
- a CDS encoding MerR family transcriptional regulator — protein: MALLNNDKDVLPLSSISELLSAKIRTLKMYEEKGLLPQKNHKIKKLYSINDVKIIAFVHYLANIKKINANGIKYILEIINENMDEQNRNAFLEIIETKLENISENEIQDLDTF
- the ectA gene encoding diaminobutyrate acetyltransferase, yielding MSEILFSKPLKNNAKDIYNLIKRGGVLDLNSEYLYLLQCTHFSETCSVATFNDEIIGFVSGYLLPNKNDTLFIWQVAVDERFRGQNIAFKTIMNIFNSNENIKYILSTVSPSNKSSQRVFEKLANHFNTKIENETTFSLEDFLNSHEIEVQYLIGPINNK